The nucleotide sequence GCTTTGACTGTGTGGTTGTATTGTAGTTTTGTGCACTGAAGGGATGTTGGAGGTTGATGCTCTTACTCAGCAGAGGCCTTGATTTTCTCATGGAGAAGATGTGTTGCTATCTCAGTCCTTGTTCATCCAGCATCCCCAAGAGATGACTCTCAGATGATGCATAATACAACTCACCATTCCCTCTAAAGAGAGGACCCTGCTTCCCATCTGTCTCACTAGCTCCTCAGCTGAAGCCAGAGACCTACAGGGTTCCTTAAGCCACCTTCCCTCACCTTGTTTCTGATCAGTCTCCCACATTGAGCAGTTAAGCACCCTTGGGGTCCGGGCACTTCTTTCCATCATCTGTTCATCAACGCCCTCATGTCTGAATGACTGAAGCAGTGTGCGTCAGGTCCTGGCCTTCTCTACTTTCTCACATGGATCCTTGCCACTAAACAGAAACTCCCGATTGCTATGGGAAGGGACCACCAACACATTGGCAGTATGGGTAAGTGGCCAGATTCAAGGGGAGGGGAAATATAGCAACTGACACTCAGGCTCGGTGTTCAGATTCAAAAGAAGCAGGGGAACTGGATGCTAATGGAATTTGCACACTccatcagaagagggcagtggggctggggtgtagctagagtgcttgcctagcatgcttgatatcctgggttcaattgccagcaccacagaaaccaggcatAACAGCACATGCCCATCTTCCCAGCACTCCGGAAGTGGAAGCAGAGGGGTCAGAAGTTTGTAGTCATGAGGAAGAGGCTCTTAAGGCCCCACTCCTCTCTGAGAAGCTGTAGGTAGTTAATGGTTGCCCAGGGAAGAGGGGTTGTAGTCCAGTGATGTAGCTGTTGGTAAGCTGCCCTTGCTCAGGTAAATCAACTGCCCAATCCATTTATGCAAGCAACCCTGACTAAACACAATGGGGCACCAAGagaataaaggacatggaagtaGAAGAGCCTGCTGGAAAGGAAGAGTTCAGCAGGAGGGTGAGAGGGATGAGCATACTGAGGGCTTTATAGACAGAACCaaagttgtatgtgtgtgtacacatatacatatatgtatgaaactgagaataaaaataaaattccaaggctggagaaatggctgctcttccaaaagtcctgagttcaattcccagccaccacaaggtggctcacaaccatctagaatgagatctagtgccctcttctggcctgcaggcatacatgcaggcagaatactgtatgtataatagataaataaatctttaaaaaaataaaattacaaatttgGGACTGaaggaatggctcagcagttaagggagCAGCGTttcaatcacagcacacacaccgtgtcacaaccatctgttactctAGGGCCAGATGATCCAATGGCCTCTTTCAGCCTCCAGGGGCACCAGGCATCAAGTggtgcataaacatacacaaaggcaaaataaccatacataaaatttctttaagttaaaaaaaaaatctaactaaaaaaaagaaagttccagATTAGCCAgctgtggcggtgcacacctttaatgtcagtaccagggaggtaaaggcaggtagattctgtgagttcaaggccagtctggtctatagagttctggaacagccaagaattacagagagagacccaccctgtctccaaaacaaaacaaaaatcaaggctATCCTTACCTCCAAAGCAAGTCCATAGCCAGCCTAGAAtccatgagatcctgtctccagaaagTCTGCAGGCAGTGGTAAATTCCACAGACGTGCTCTCCCAGCTACTGGAGTGTGAATGTCATGTCCAATCAATTCATGTTTCCCTAGTACCCAGGCCAGGACTTGGCAGACAGGAGACTTCCGGTCATGGTGGCTGAAAACATCCTGAAGAGGAGTCTCGGAATCTCAGATCAGTTCCCGGGAGATGGACTTACCTGTCTCACTCTCGCCACTTGCCCAGTTCGTAGGCTAACGCCGGGGACATGGCAAATCCTCACTCAACCCAGGTGAAACGCGACAGAGGTGCTGTGTGTCCATCCAGTTACAGAATCCCCCAGGAACAGCAAGGACAGACCCCAGCGGCCCTGTTGATACGATTTATTGTTCTCTGCTCTGTACAAGCCGCGtctgttcccccctccccccaacccaaGAGCACCCAGACCCCCAACCTGTGCCccctcaactctgttcatagtcCACTGTCCAGCCAGATCCCAAAGGAAGTAGAGGCGGCGGGTAATTCAGGCCCATCTTCACTGCGGAGTTCACGGGAGCCAAAATGCGGCTGGGTAGCAGATGAGGTTTACAAAAGAAGGCTGGACGGAGGATCAAGTTCAGTGTCTGACGGACGAAGAAGGAAGGGCCAGAATGGCCTGGCATTGTAGCAATTTAACCTTCAGTTTATAGGGCAGGGCATGGGGTCAGAAGGAAGCTAGACCATCTGTAGTTCTTTAGAATGGGTAACAataaggaggggtggggagagtctGACCAGCAGCCCcaggaaggtggggggggggagtccagAAGGGAACATCTGATTGGAGTGGTGCATTGAAATTCCCTGGTCAGGGATCCTTCCCAGGCAAGGCGCTTCCCCCTGTTCCGGGCCCCCCAAGACCCTCAGCCTTGTGCACCAGGCGATGTTTCTTCAGACCATAGGTGTTGGCAAAGCCCTCACCGCAGGAGGAGCAGCGGAAGGGCCTACCTCCCTGATGGGCAGCCAGGTGCTTCCGGAAGTAGCCAGGATCCTTAAAGGCCTTGAGACAGGCGGGACAGCGCAGCTCGGGCCGTGGGGGCTCGTGGGCACGCTGGTGGCGCAACACCGAGCTCAGGTAGAAGAAGCCCTTGCCGCAGTGCTCGCAACGGTAGGCACGCTCGCCCAGGTGCAGCCGCTGGTGCTCCAGCAGGTTGGAGCGGTAGCGGAAGGTCTTGCCGCAGGCGCCACAGCGCTGAGGCCGGGCCACGGCGTGCAGTCGCCGATGCTCGGCCAGGCTGGAGGACTGCGCAAAGCGCTTGGCGCATACTCCGCACTTGAAGGCGCGCTCGCCCGTGTGCACTACTCGGTGCTGCCGCAGGTACCAGGAACGCAGGAAGCCTCTGCCGCACACGCCGCACCGGTAGGGCCGCTGCTCTGTATGACAGCGCTGGTGGCGCATCAGCAGGGCCGCCTCCCAGAAGCGCTTCCCGCACACCGGGCAGCGGAAGCCCCGCTTCTGTCGGTGGCTTCGGCGGTGCAGGAGCAGGTCGTACGCGCCGGCAAAGCTCTGGCCGCAGAGGCCACAACCCAGGGTCCGGCGCACCAGGTGCACATACTTGTGAGTCACCAGACCAAGGAAATGCTTGAAGCTTTGGCCGCACGTGGCACAGCTGAAGCGCTCAGCGCCTGAAGTGGCCCCGCCACCCCCTCCGGTCACAGTCGTCCCACCCGAATCCTCGCTGCCCCCAGACACGCCGGCCAGCGCTGCCACCGCAGCCCCCACCTCTCCGGCCAGTCCGTTGTCCAGCACGCTGGATGCGTCGGTGCCACCGCTAGAACTATCAGAGGACTGGGGGCCACTGGGAGTTGGCGGCAGAAGACGTTCCGGGGCAGCCTGGTGGACCAGCTTGTGCCACATGAGATTCTCGATGAAGCCGAAGGTCTTGCCGCAGGAGTCACAGCCGTATGGTTTCTCTGACATGTGGGCTTCTTTGTGGCTCATGACGTGAAAGAGATCCGGGAAATGCTCCCCACAGTCCGAGCAGGCGTAGCTCAGGCCGTCGGCGGGCCCGCCCGAAGCACCTGCAGCCCCGGGTCCACAGGCCCCCGTGGTCCCCTGGCCCCCGGTGAGGCCTGTGGCTCCGGCCAGGGCGCAGGGCAGCTGGAGCCGGTGCACCTGGCGATGACGCGTGAGGCTCTGCGGGTAGCCGAAGACCTTGCCGCACAGCTCGCACTTGTAGGGCCGTTCCCGGGTGTGCACCACATGGTGCTTGCTCAGGTGGAAGGACTCGCGGAAGCGCTTCCCACACACTGGGCACTGGTGGGGCTTCTCGCCGGTATGGATGCGCTCGTGGCGCTTCAGGGTCTCGCGGCGCCCGAACGCCCGCCCGCAGATGCCGCAGCAAAACGTCTTGCCTGGGACGCCCGTGCCCGCGCCACCAGCGCCGCCGTTCCCGGCACCACCGAGCAGCAGCGGATGCGCGCCGAGAAGTGGCACAGGCACCGCCCCATACACCACCGCCGCTGCAGCAGCTGTGGCTTTCTCGTCGGTGGTGGTCGGGTCCGCCGGCAGGAGGTAGGGGCCAGGGGGGAAggtgggaggtggttgcgggacTGGGGCCGCCCCATCCTTGGCCGGTTCGGTGGCCACAGGTGGCGCGTGGGCAGCCTTGTGCCGCAACAGGCTCTGGGGCGCTGAGTAGGTCTTCCCGCACAGGTCGCAAGGGTAGACCGGCCGCGGGGCCCCGGCCCCGGCATGAGCCGCCTGGTGCTTGAGGAGGTAGGAGGCATCGCGGAAGGCCTTGCCACAGATGCCACAGGGCAGGCGCAGCAGGTCGGCCGAGTGCGTTTTCACATGCCGCTTGAGGCTCTCCCTCCGGTTGAAGCTTTTGCTGCACACGGAGCAGGAGAAGGGCTTCTCACCCGTGTGGATGAtctggtgctggtggaggtggcTGGGCTTCTTGAAGACCTTCCAGCAGAGGGGGCAGGCAAATGGGCCCTCCCCGCCAGTAGTGGGTGGGGGAGGCAAGGCCACCCCAGCTGCGGCAgtggcagcggcagcggcagcggGGGTGGCATTCCCATCCGTGGAGGTGGCAGGTGCTGCAGGTGTAGCTGAGGGGCCGGAGGACACTGCAGCAGGAGCGGAGGTGGCTGTGGCACTGGAAGTGGGTACTGGGAGGCCCAGCGAAGGAAGCGGTGTCCCGGGCTGCGGCGGACCACCAGCAGTTGGTGGCACATCCTTGTGGCAGCGTCGGTGGCGTATGAGACTGGATACGTGGTTGTAGGTGCGGCCACAGACGCCGCATTCGTATGGTCGCTCCCCAGAGTGCACCAGCATGTGCTGGACCAGATGTGAGGACTGTTTGAAGGACTTCTGGCACACACCGCATGGGAAGCGACGCTCCATCAGGTACTTCAGCCTTCGAAAGTAGCCCTTATCGTCCTTGGTTGGGTCGCAGGCCGCCCCGACCGTGGGCCCAGGTGGGGTCTGCGTGGGTGTGGGAAGTGGCCCAGGGGTCCCGGTGGGAGTGCCAAGACCTGATGCCACCCCAGGCCCAGGTGTGGGCCCTCCTCGTTTCAGGTTTCCGAACAGGTGCTGGTGCCCAGAGAGGTCGACAATTCCCCATTGCGGGGCAGGGAAGGCAGCATCAAAGAGCGGAGGGGGTGGCGCCCCGAAGGTGGGCGGCAATGGCGGATCCAGCTTCTTGGCTTgggaagaggatgaagaagatgaagaagatgaagatgaggaggaagatgatgacgaggaggatgaggaaggagcCTCCGCCTTGGGTTTGAAAGTGGACTGGGGTGGGTAGTCATACTGAGGCggaggaggctggggtgggggctggggcgGGGGCCCCGGGGTGCAGGGCAGGGCCGCCACTGCTTTGGCATGCTCCCCGTACAGTTCCATGGGCTCAAAGCGCTGGTGGTTGAGGAATTCCAAGAAGTCAAAGGGGTAACTCTGGAAGTGGACCCCGTCCTCGCCCCCGATGCCGCTGCTCCCGCCACCCCCGGCACCGCTGCCTGCCTGGTTTGCCTCCATCTCTGGCCGGTGGAGAGAAGGGAGACCCTGTGAAGAAGAGGATGGGGACTGAGCAAGGGGAGCCCGTGAGTAGCAGGCAAAGGGAACTACGTCCATGCCCCTGCACCAGCGCCAATCTCTTAGATCACCTGACAATCTGTCCATACAAGTTTCCCTCTTACCTGTGTGAATCCAGGGTCATTCCTAGCCTCCTCCCAACCTTACCCCCATCTTTTCCTGGATCTTCACGCACCTCCCTATCCACCCTCagactgtcttctctatgcaccCGTAGGCACTTGCTTTCTCCCCCAAAACTAATTCTCCGAGGACCTTGGTGATGGAGGGGGACGGGGAGGTTTAAAACCCTCTCCTGGCTCTACATTGAGATTCCTCCACTCCTTCCATATACTTTCCTCTGGTCTTGATCTTTCCAGGTTTGCCACTATAAAATGAGGATAAAAATAGCACCCAGCTAAGTAGTTAAGACAGGGGCTTCAGGAATCAAAATGGCAACTTCAAACCTAAGTCcagtccctttcttttcttttttcccccccaagacagggtttctctgggtagctctggctgtcctggaactcactctgtagaccaggctggcctcaaactgagagattcaagtgttggaattaaaggcatgggccactactGCCCCCCCCCAACCCGTCACTTTCTAGCTGTGTAACCACGGGCAAATGACAGAACCTCTGCCTCCACAACCATTGTGACTAAGGGCaaaccaagcactcaggaggctgagattgCTCCAAGTTTGAGGTAATCTTGTggtaggggagggaggcagggaggaaggagaaggtctAGGGCAGCAGGATCTATCAAGCACTGGGCTGTTGTGAAGATCCAAAAGTTTAACATTAGCATGTGGAAGGCTCCTCCTGGCGCCTTGTAAACACTCAGTATATGGTAATGCCTTCCATGAATTGATAGTATCTATTCCAGTAGTAGAAAAGGGGAAGCCAAGAAAACTGGGTAAGAGCTCAATACTGAGGGAGAGGGAATATTCTTTGATtgcaaggcagaaagaaaaatccaCTAGCCTAGGTCAAGGTAGTTACGGCAAGAGTGCCTGCATAGACCTGGGTTCTGATCTGATCTTTGCTGGGTCCATGCTTTCTCCACATTGAAAACGAGGCCTGAACTTCCACATGGGGAGCTGAGGGTGAAATGCAACATTATCAGTAGTGTGCATCCACCCTAGGGCTGGATGCCATAAGTGATGACATCACAACCTGGTCCTTGAAATGCAACATTATCAGTAGTGTGCATCCACCCTAGGGCTGGATGCCATAAGTGATGACATCACAACCTGGTCCTTGAAATGCAACATTATCAGTAGTGTGCATCCACCCTAGGGCTGGGTGCCATAAGTGATGACATCACACACCTGGGCCTTGGATTACAGTTTCTCTTAGCTCCTcccaacaggcaggcaggcactttTTGTACaactttttctgtctgttttccattcctgctgtctgtcctctctcctcACTGGAACCTCAGCTTCCGGAGTTCACtcctgtgttcacacacacagcaGCCCTACTGAGCTTCTGAAGAGTGGCTGGGAGAAAGGCCCATTTTTGCCCATCATCCCTTGCCCCTATAGTTCGGCAGTCTGGCCCAGTCCTCACCTTTCTAATCATACTATACTCAAAACCTAAGGAGCCGCAGGGGACAGGATGTCCCTCCAAGGCCCAGGACCTTTATTTAGTCTGCCTGGCTGGCTCTTGGCACACACAGGTAAAAGGTGTCTCCACCCCACCTCTACACAGAAATAGATATTTTTAGTATCCAGCTCTGAGTGTTCTTGAACAAGAGTCAACACCCATGCCCTTTACAGCCCTTCCATTCAGTCTAAGCTCCAGGAGAAGCAAAGGCATGGCAACCAGAAGACTGCACACAGAGCCTAAGTGCGGGATGCCGCCAGCAAGGAGGAAGACACACAGTGGAAggatgcaggaggcagagaccaatTCAGAGTGCTACGGAAGGGGGGAGGGGACCTTTGCGTGCCTCCATGAGGACCTTAGTGacagctgctgcagctggggtgTCTCACACGGACTGGCCTGTTCTAAGCTCTTCCACTTCTTAACTCATGAGATCCTTGTTACAACTCATATGGAGACGCTTCTCTCTCCACTCAACGCACTGAAGCACCAAGGATCTAGTGATTCCTCGAGGTCCCCAGAGCAAGCGTGCAGTAGAGCAGCTGGTGTGACAGCCAGAGATGCCATCCCCTATGGGAGAGGCTTTCCCAGAGCTGCACCCTGAAAGAGGAGGGAGGTGCAGGGTAGAATTATGGCAACAGGAGTCTCCTTGAGGGGAGCTCTCTGGGCTATTATTTATATGAGGTGGTGTGGGGATTACTATTCAATAGATTCTGCCAGGCATGGTTGTGCAGCTCTATTACCCCAGCTTCTGTGAACCTGAGGGAGGACTCAAGGCTAGCCTTgcctatgtagtgagtttgaggtcagcctgggatacaggagactgtctcaaaaagcaacaaACCCCATGGATTCTTTGTCTGCCTCAGGACATCCTTCCCCAGCAGTCAATGataccctcccacacacacatcctattCAAGTTTCTATCCTCACACTGTCTCCGCTAGTCCATAACCCAGCTCTATTCTTTTCACCACAGCTAGTGCCATCAACAGATTATGCGCTACTTTGCCATGCATTATTACTGTCTGGCCTCTCCACTACGGGAGCAAGGACTAAAGTAGCCTGCTTTCTTTGCCACTATGCCCTAGCACCTATCACAGTGCAGATGTGGACAAGCTACAGATACTTAAATATCTGTTGCTATGTAGAGATGAGCAacacctctctctcctctaggaGATCCATGAAGAGAATCAGAGAATGTGTTGCAATGACTGAAAATGAAGTCACAGACAGGTGCTGTGGCTCATAATCTCAGCAGCACTTAAAGAGGtaggaagaccaggagttcaagactagcctcagCTGCatagcatgttcaaggccagcctgggctacctagcacTCTGTCTcagacaataaaaaagaaaaaaaaaacccataccaACACTGAAGAGATGTAGGTAATACAGTGCTCAAAGGGAAATTTATTGCAGTAGACatctatattaataaatatttgccaaATAATAAGAgactagaaagatggttcagtaagTATTTACTGAGTAAGCATGACATAAGTCTTCAATTGCCCCgttttaataatatttgtttattttctccaggCACATCTGTCTGTGCACTGCCTATGTGACTGAGTGGAAGTCAGAAAagaatgtcagattccctggattGCTCCAGggggttgagagccaccatgtgggtgttgggttcTATGAGAATAGCAGGCACTCCTAGTGtggatccatctctccagtcccaaactgCCCCTTTCCTGAGGTGCCGTGTGCCAAGGAAAAGTTTATGCAATTATAATGGAAGAGACTGCCCCACTCCACACACCAAACGGAGTTCCACATAAATACAGCAAGTTTTAACAGGggtgaggagatggttcagtggatagaGCACTTGGCATGCAAGACCGAAGACCAGAATTTGCATCCCCATAACCCACAGAAAAGTAAGTCAGGCGGGCAAAACAGTTCTCTGTTACCCATACTTAAGAAGAAGGtagagggggctagagagatggctcagaggttaagagcattgcctgctcttccaaagatcctgagttcaattcctagcaaccacatggtggctcacaaccatctgtaatggggtctggtgccctcttgtggcctgcaggcatacacacagacagaatattgt is from Microtus pennsylvanicus isolate mMicPen1 chromosome 1, mMicPen1.hap1, whole genome shotgun sequence and encodes:
- the Znf865 gene encoding zinc finger protein 865 — protein: MEANQAGSGAGGGGSSGIGGEDGVHFQSYPFDFLEFLNHQRFEPMELYGEHAKAVAALPCTPGPPPQPPPQPPPPQYDYPPQSTFKPKAEAPSSSSSSSSSSSSSSSSSSSSSSQAKKLDPPLPPTFGAPPPPLFDAAFPAPQWGIVDLSGHQHLFGNLKRGGPTPGPGVASGLGTPTGTPGPLPTPTQTPPGPTVGAACDPTKDDKGYFRRLKYLMERRFPCGVCQKSFKQSSHLVQHMLVHSGERPYECGVCGRTYNHVSSLIRHRRCHKDVPPTAGGPPQPGTPLPSLGLPVPTSSATATSAPAAVSSGPSATPAAPATSTDGNATPAAAAAATAAAGVALPPPPTTGGEGPFACPLCWKVFKKPSHLHQHQIIHTGEKPFSCSVCSKSFNRRESLKRHVKTHSADLLRLPCGICGKAFRDASYLLKHQAAHAGAGAPRPVYPCDLCGKTYSAPQSLLRHKAAHAPPVATEPAKDGAAPVPQPPPTFPPGPYLLPADPTTTDEKATAAAAAVVYGAVPVPLLGAHPLLLGGAGNGGAGGAGTGVPGKTFCCGICGRAFGRRETLKRHERIHTGEKPHQCPVCGKRFRESFHLSKHHVVHTRERPYKCELCGKVFGYPQSLTRHRQVHRLQLPCALAGATGLTGGQGTTGACGPGAAGASGGPADGLSYACSDCGEHFPDLFHVMSHKEAHMSEKPYGCDSCGKTFGFIENLMWHKLVHQAAPERLLPPTPSGPQSSDSSSGGTDASSVLDNGLAGEVGAAVAALAGVSGGSEDSGGTTVTGGGGGATSGAERFSCATCGQSFKHFLGLVTHKYVHLVRRTLGCGLCGQSFAGAYDLLLHRRSHRQKRGFRCPVCGKRFWEAALLMRHQRCHTEQRPYRCGVCGRGFLRSWYLRQHRVVHTGERAFKCGVCAKRFAQSSSLAEHRRLHAVARPQRCGACGKTFRYRSNLLEHQRLHLGERAYRCEHCGKGFFYLSSVLRHQRAHEPPRPELRCPACLKAFKDPGYFRKHLAAHQGGRPFRCSSCGEGFANTYGLKKHRLVHKAEGLGGPGTGGSALPGKDP